Proteins encoded within one genomic window of Kibdelosporangium phytohabitans:
- a CDS encoding nickel/cobalt transporter: MRTLVKAGLVAALALPALLLVAGQADAHPLGNFSVNHYNGLHVHPNRVDLRSVVDLAEIPTLQEKSMDAGRECGALAASIRSSVDSSALAWSVRSSHVEHPKGQADLATTRLTCELTAPVRIRGPVTLSFSDSFRPDRVGWREITAVGSGVALDSTVPTASVSNELRQYPEDLLASPLDVRTVSVKAQPGQGAAAAVPAPSRGDAGLLDRASLALADFVGTRELTPLIGLLAVLLSLVLGASHAALPGHGKTVIAAYLVGRRGTPRDAVVVGATVTLTHTAGVLVLGLLLSLSSVLAGESVLRWMGVASGLLIAGIGVVLLRSAVHNREPALVGHGHGHGHGHGHGQRFGKGSLIGMGVAGGLVPSPSALVVLLGAIALGRTWFGVLLVLAYGLGMAAMLTAAGLLLVKFSDRLDGWAPRLRMRRLIAAAPSITAGMVLLVGMGLTVRAVLG, from the coding sequence ATGAGAACACTGGTGAAAGCGGGACTGGTGGCCGCTCTCGCGCTGCCCGCGTTGCTGCTGGTGGCCGGCCAGGCGGACGCGCATCCGCTCGGCAACTTCAGCGTCAACCACTACAACGGGCTGCACGTGCACCCGAACCGGGTCGACTTGCGTTCCGTCGTCGACCTCGCCGAGATCCCCACGCTGCAGGAGAAGTCGATGGACGCCGGGCGGGAGTGCGGTGCGCTGGCCGCGTCCATCCGATCCAGTGTGGACTCGTCGGCGCTGGCGTGGTCGGTCCGATCGTCACACGTGGAACACCCGAAGGGACAGGCCGACCTCGCGACGACCCGGCTGACGTGCGAGCTGACCGCTCCCGTCCGGATCCGCGGCCCGGTCACCCTGTCGTTCAGCGACTCGTTCCGGCCTGACCGGGTCGGCTGGCGGGAGATCACCGCCGTCGGGTCGGGCGTCGCACTGGATTCGACCGTCCCGACGGCCAGCGTCAGCAACGAGCTGCGCCAATACCCCGAGGACCTGCTCGCCAGCCCGCTGGATGTGCGCACGGTGAGCGTGAAAGCCCAGCCCGGCCAAGGGGCTGCGGCTGCTGTTCCGGCGCCATCCAGGGGAGACGCGGGGTTGCTCGACCGTGCGTCGCTCGCGCTGGCGGATTTCGTCGGTACGCGTGAGCTGACTCCGTTGATCGGCCTGCTGGCCGTGCTGCTTTCCCTGGTACTAGGAGCTTCGCACGCCGCGCTGCCCGGACACGGCAAGACTGTGATCGCCGCCTACCTCGTGGGGAGACGGGGAACACCGCGGGACGCTGTTGTGGTCGGCGCGACGGTGACGTTGACGCACACCGCCGGTGTCCTGGTGCTGGGGCTGCTGTTGAGCCTGTCCAGTGTGCTGGCGGGGGAGAGCGTGCTGCGCTGGATGGGTGTCGCCAGCGGGTTGCTGATCGCCGGTATCGGCGTGGTTCTGCTGCGGTCCGCAGTGCACAACCGTGAACCCGCCCTCGTCGGCCACGGCCACGGCCACGGGCATGGACATGGGCACGGCCAGCGGTTCGGCAAGGGCAGTCTGATCGGGATGGGCGTGGCCGGCGGCCTGGTGCCCAGCCCGTCAGCGCTCGTGGTGCTCCTCGGCGCGATCGCCTTGGGGCGCACCTGGTTCGGTGTCCTGCTTGTGCTCGCCTACGGGCTGGGCATGGCCGCGATGCTGACCGCGGCCGGGCTGCTGCTGGTCAAGTTCTCCGACCGGCTCGACGGCTGGGCGCCGCGGTTGCGGATGCGACGCCTGATCGCGGCCGCGCCGTCGATCACAGCCGGGATGGTTCTGCTGGTGGGAATGGGACTGACGGTCCGCGCGGTGCTCGGCTGA
- a CDS encoding helix-turn-helix transcriptional regulator encodes MNRTDRQFALVEELRAAAPEPRAARWLADRLSVSVRTIERDLAALQESGLPVYGDRGRRGGYVLDKDRALPMLTMTTEEAMAVSVALRELRGAPFEAAARSALSKLVAMMPQQDLERAEQLVDRVRPVNAPPGPRSAVPRPIQRALETGRVLKIRYHDGNDATTDRTVEPMGLLHGPRGWYLLAWCRLRDAPRGFLLDRVHNAEVGEESVVDRSVDLNPPGATDAPSLRVAG; translated from the coding sequence ATGAACAGAACCGATCGACAGTTCGCCCTGGTGGAGGAGCTTCGCGCGGCCGCACCCGAGCCGCGTGCGGCACGGTGGCTGGCAGATCGTCTCAGCGTCTCGGTCCGGACGATCGAGCGCGACCTGGCTGCCTTGCAGGAGTCAGGCCTCCCGGTCTACGGCGACCGGGGACGACGCGGGGGCTACGTACTGGACAAGGACCGCGCCTTGCCCATGTTGACCATGACGACCGAGGAGGCCATGGCGGTCTCCGTGGCCTTACGGGAGCTGCGCGGGGCTCCCTTCGAAGCGGCGGCGCGGTCAGCGCTGTCGAAACTCGTGGCGATGATGCCGCAGCAGGACCTCGAACGCGCGGAACAACTCGTCGACCGCGTCCGGCCGGTGAACGCCCCACCCGGTCCCCGGTCAGCGGTGCCCCGCCCGATCCAGCGCGCCCTGGAAACCGGCCGCGTCCTGAAGATCAGGTACCACGACGGCAACGACGCGACCACCGACCGCACCGTTGAGCCCATGGGTCTCTTACACGGTCCCCGCGGCTGGTACCTGCTCGCCTGGTGCCGCCTCCGCGACGCACCCCGCGGCTTCCTGCTCGACCGCGTCCACAACGCCGAAGTCGGGGAGGAATCCGTGGTCGACCGAAGCGTCGACCTCAACCCACCGGGGGCGACTGACGCCCCCAGCCTCCGCGTCGCAGGCTGA
- a CDS encoding LVIVD repeat-containing protein has protein sequence MLAVVPLTGLPVSASAAGSGDSDVARAVCGPGSAPETGLQGQVPLADRRSGRSQQGGYHCNLDLLGQFQGQGQATIGASYGHCQYLGTVVTSTLLAKHRGVNVVDFSDPANPKLTASLASPAMLGGTWETLKVHQERGLLAAVSVGAGNGGIFFSVYDVKTDCARPRLLNSVAGTDLTLPMFIPGGHEGGWAPDGRTYWVTGVVGGTITAIDVVNPARPRVVYSGVVGLTHHGFGVSNDGNRIYVASIAPAGITVFDSSDIQRRALFPMLRQVSSLSWTDGLISQHVIPFTSGGRPHLVVEDEFASGGVRIVDIADERAPRIVRRLKLEINRPENVSARAADTASNGIFGYEAHYCSLDRPTDPTALACGWTQSGIRVFDVRDLNRPKEIAYFNPPGQAARRGQLANSAHVTSTLGSPVSDFVNGNFGTPPYVGIVDLTADWCMSPPRFDGNKLWVACDDNGALALRFANGAYPLS, from the coding sequence ATGCTGGCGGTGGTTCCGCTCACCGGCTTGCCGGTTTCCGCGAGCGCCGCCGGCTCCGGTGATTCCGATGTGGCACGGGCTGTCTGTGGCCCCGGGTCCGCTCCGGAGACCGGGCTTCAGGGGCAGGTTCCGCTGGCCGATCGCCGCAGTGGCCGCAGCCAGCAGGGCGGTTACCACTGCAACCTCGACCTCCTCGGCCAGTTCCAGGGCCAGGGCCAGGCCACCATCGGCGCGTCCTACGGGCACTGCCAGTACCTCGGCACCGTGGTGACCAGCACGTTGCTGGCCAAGCACCGCGGTGTCAACGTCGTCGACTTCAGTGATCCCGCCAACCCGAAGCTCACCGCTTCTCTCGCCAGTCCCGCCATGCTGGGTGGCACGTGGGAAACGCTCAAGGTCCACCAGGAGCGCGGGCTGTTGGCTGCTGTGTCCGTCGGTGCGGGCAACGGTGGCATCTTCTTCTCTGTCTACGACGTCAAGACCGACTGTGCGCGTCCCCGTTTGCTCAACAGCGTCGCCGGGACGGACCTCACGCTGCCGATGTTCATCCCCGGTGGTCATGAGGGCGGTTGGGCGCCGGATGGCCGTACCTACTGGGTCACCGGTGTCGTGGGTGGCACGATCACCGCGATCGACGTGGTCAACCCCGCTCGTCCGCGGGTCGTGTACTCCGGCGTCGTCGGGTTGACCCATCACGGATTCGGCGTGAGCAACGACGGCAACCGCATCTACGTCGCCAGTATCGCTCCGGCCGGGATCACCGTGTTCGACTCGAGCGACATCCAGCGCCGCGCGTTGTTCCCGATGCTGCGTCAGGTTTCCAGTCTTTCCTGGACCGATGGCCTGATCAGCCAGCACGTCATCCCGTTCACCTCGGGTGGACGGCCCCACCTCGTCGTCGAGGACGAGTTCGCGTCCGGCGGCGTGCGGATCGTCGACATCGCCGACGAGCGGGCGCCCAGGATCGTGCGCAGGCTCAAACTGGAGATCAACCGCCCGGAGAACGTGTCCGCCAGGGCCGCCGACACCGCGAGCAACGGCATCTTCGGCTACGAGGCGCACTACTGCTCGCTCGACCGCCCGACCGATCCGACCGCGTTGGCGTGTGGCTGGACCCAGTCGGGAATCCGGGTCTTCGACGTCCGCGATCTGAACCGTCCCAAGGAGATCGCGTACTTCAACCCGCCGGGCCAGGCTGCCCGGCGCGGCCAGCTGGCGAACTCGGCACACGTCACCTCCACCCTCGGCAGCCCTGTTTCGGACTTCGTCAACGGCAACTTCGGCACCCCGCCGTACGTCGGGATCGTGGACCTGACCGCTGACTGGTGCATGTCGCCGCCGAGGTTCGACGGCAACAAGCTGTGGGTGGCCTGCGACGACAATGGCGCGCTCGCGTTGCGGTTCGCCAACGGCGCGTACCCGCTGTCATGA
- a CDS encoding SAM-dependent methyltransferase gives MSQELVPTHIDTTKASIARVYDAFLNGKDNYEVDREVLRRVQQVAPEAAQLAFDNRAFLIRATRFIAMETGITQYIDLGSGLPTAENTHQVAQRIQPESRVVYVDNDPVVLAHGRALLEENEQTYLTSADIFKPEEVLADQIVREQIDFTEPVALFQLGTIHHYDGDRTPESIMRAYVDALPSGSFVAISHFFDPQTEEYSGLARRMEDTFLHSPMGTGLFRTRDEILDMFPGLELVDPGLVLCANWWPDGPRIKPLTQVSYCIVGAVGRKP, from the coding sequence ATGTCGCAGGAGCTCGTACCAACGCATATCGACACGACAAAGGCCAGTATCGCGCGGGTCTACGACGCCTTTCTCAACGGAAAGGACAACTACGAAGTCGACCGCGAGGTGCTGCGCCGGGTCCAGCAGGTGGCTCCGGAGGCCGCGCAGCTCGCGTTCGACAATCGCGCCTTCCTGATCCGCGCCACCCGGTTCATCGCGATGGAAACCGGCATCACCCAGTACATCGACCTCGGGTCCGGCCTGCCGACCGCGGAGAACACCCACCAGGTGGCCCAGCGCATCCAGCCGGAGTCCCGGGTGGTCTACGTGGACAACGACCCGGTGGTGCTCGCCCACGGCCGCGCGCTGCTCGAGGAGAACGAGCAGACGTACCTGACCTCGGCCGACATCTTCAAGCCGGAGGAGGTGCTGGCCGACCAGATCGTCCGCGAGCAGATCGACTTCACCGAGCCGGTCGCGTTGTTCCAGCTGGGCACGATCCACCACTACGACGGGGATCGCACCCCGGAGTCGATCATGCGGGCGTACGTCGACGCGCTGCCGTCCGGCTCCTTCGTGGCGATCAGCCACTTCTTCGACCCGCAGACCGAGGAGTACAGCGGCCTGGCGCGGCGGATGGAGGACACGTTCCTGCACAGCCCGATGGGCACGGGCCTGTTCCGCACCCGCGACGAGATCCTGGACATGTTCCCCGGCCTCGAACTGGTCGACCCCGGTCTGGTGCTGTGCGCGAACTGGTGGCCGGACGGCCCGCGGATCAAGCCGCTCACGCAGGTCTCGTACTGCATCGTCGGCGCGGTCGGCCGCAAACCGTAA
- a CDS encoding DUF397 domain-containing protein, protein MHAAASSPADLSCLSWRKSSHSGKNGNCVELAWLTDGRVAVRNSRNPHGAVLIYDAYRLTSLVDRIKEGGAR, encoded by the coding sequence ATGCACGCCGCCGCGTCCTCTCCCGCTGATCTGTCGTGTCTGTCGTGGCGAAAGAGCAGTCACAGCGGAAAGAACGGCAACTGTGTGGAACTCGCGTGGCTCACGGACGGTCGCGTCGCCGTCCGCAACTCGCGCAATCCGCACGGCGCCGTCCTGATCTATGACGCTTACCGCCTGACGTCATTGGTCGACAGGATTAAAGAGGGGGGCGCGCGATGA
- a CDS encoding DUF305 domain-containing protein, translated as MSATVRRRVVLAVAAVVLVGIGALGGVLLTPRSEPGGHPVDIGFSQDMIVHHQQAVDMAELLRGRASPQISSIAAGIAANQRKEIGLFQGWLSLWNAPQVPTGHSHGDGAPMPGMVSIPDLHRLEDASGTDLDILFLQLMVRHHQGGARMADAAARTAHQQQVRDLAKVISADQQREIATMTGILASLGSVPLPAPQ; from the coding sequence ATGAGCGCGACCGTGCGCAGGAGGGTTGTCCTCGCCGTTGCCGCGGTGGTCCTGGTTGGCATCGGGGCGTTGGGCGGTGTGCTGCTGACGCCACGGTCGGAGCCGGGTGGGCATCCCGTCGACATCGGGTTCAGCCAGGACATGATCGTGCACCACCAGCAGGCCGTGGACATGGCTGAACTCCTGCGCGGCCGTGCCTCACCGCAGATCTCCTCGATCGCGGCGGGTATCGCGGCCAACCAGCGCAAGGAGATCGGCCTGTTCCAGGGCTGGTTGTCGCTGTGGAACGCTCCGCAGGTCCCCACCGGCCACAGCCACGGCGACGGCGCTCCGATGCCCGGCATGGTTTCGATCCCCGACCTGCACCGGCTGGAGGACGCCAGCGGGACCGACCTGGACATCTTGTTCCTGCAGCTGATGGTGCGCCACCACCAGGGCGGTGCCCGGATGGCCGACGCCGCCGCGCGAACCGCGCACCAGCAACAAGTTCGTGACCTGGCCAAGGTCATCTCCGCCGACCAGCAACGTGAGATCGCCACCATGACCGGAATCCTGGCGAGCCTCGGCAGCGTCCCGCTGCCCGCGCCGCAGTAG
- a CDS encoding cytochrome P450, producing MLSDGRFSARGEIVRSPIRPTSMPASPGSFAFMDPPEHTRYRKLLTGQFTVRRMRLLEPRIEQITEELLDAMTPPTDLVQAFALPLPSRVICDLLGIPYTDHEFFETNSHHMVEPSVSPEVRDAAGEALFGYLHDLVSRKRAKPGDDLVSGLITDSDLDDVELTGIAIMLLFAGHETTANMLGLGTFALLRHPGQLARLPEDVPGTVEELLRYLSIVQFEVNRTALEDVELGGETVRKDETVLVSLPAANRDTFERADELDVTRSTAGHLAFGHGVHQCLGQQLARIEMRVAFGALFKRFPNLRLAVDPGEVPLNVGRGIYGVARLPVTW from the coding sequence GTGCTGTCGGACGGGCGGTTCAGCGCACGCGGCGAGATCGTGCGCTCCCCGATCCGGCCGACGAGCATGCCCGCGTCACCGGGATCGTTCGCGTTCATGGACCCGCCGGAGCACACCCGGTACCGCAAGCTGCTCACCGGGCAGTTCACCGTGCGGCGGATGCGGTTGCTCGAACCGAGGATCGAGCAGATCACCGAGGAACTGCTCGACGCCATGACACCGCCGACGGATCTGGTGCAGGCGTTCGCGTTGCCGTTGCCGTCCCGCGTCATCTGCGATCTGCTGGGGATCCCCTACACCGACCACGAGTTCTTCGAGACGAACTCGCACCACATGGTCGAGCCCTCCGTCAGCCCCGAAGTCCGTGACGCGGCGGGCGAGGCGCTCTTCGGGTACCTGCACGACCTGGTGTCGCGAAAGCGGGCCAAGCCGGGTGACGACCTGGTCAGCGGGTTGATCACCGACAGCGATCTCGACGACGTGGAGCTCACCGGGATCGCGATCATGCTGCTGTTCGCCGGGCACGAGACCACCGCGAACATGCTGGGGCTCGGCACGTTCGCCCTGCTGCGCCACCCCGGGCAGCTCGCCAGGCTGCCCGAGGACGTTCCGGGCACGGTCGAGGAACTGTTGCGGTACCTCAGCATCGTCCAGTTCGAGGTGAACAGGACCGCGCTGGAGGACGTCGAACTCGGCGGCGAGACGGTCAGGAAGGACGAGACGGTCCTGGTGTCACTGCCCGCGGCCAACCGGGACACTTTCGAGCGAGCGGACGAATTGGACGTCACCCGGTCGACGGCAGGCCACCTCGCGTTCGGGCACGGCGTGCACCAGTGCCTCGGGCAGCAGCTGGCCCGGATCGAGATGCGGGTCGCGTTCGGCGCGTTGTTCAAGCGTTTCCCGAACCTGCGGCTGGCGGTCGACCCGGGCGAGGTGCCGTTGAACGTCGGACGCGGGATCTACGGCGTGGCCCGTCTCCCGGTCACCTGGTGA
- a CDS encoding tetratricopeptide repeat protein, producing the protein MESFLEPDQPDVVRWWPLAALVLGFAAVLSVFTGYSEPESVAASRYPGQQNRVLQSVSSLQGKLHQRPTDAPAWAQLGSSYVELARITADASYYGKAQGALDKSLSLRPGDNGPAMLGMGALANARHDFAAARDWGLKALTVQPRSAEVYGVLADAYTQLGDDLAAMNAVQAMLDLKPNVASFTRASYYFETHGRADDARMALERALTAAGAPDEIAFCRYHLGELAFNSGDLDGAERHHTQGLALVADQTLLHGKAKVAAARGETDKALTGYQNLVTRAPLPQYIQEYGELLAAAGRSGDAAAQFEILAQQQKLMQAQGATDDLSTSLALADHGDKAEALRRAESEWGRRQNVLVADALAWALHVNGRDAEALPYMTKAMALGWDNALFAYHRGMIHLSLGQRAEAEQYLAKALSTNPNFSITHAPVARGHLQALRSGR; encoded by the coding sequence GTGGAGTCGTTTCTCGAACCGGACCAGCCGGACGTCGTGCGCTGGTGGCCGTTGGCGGCGCTGGTGCTCGGGTTCGCCGCGGTGTTGTCGGTGTTCACCGGCTACTCCGAGCCGGAGTCGGTGGCCGCGTCCCGGTATCCCGGTCAGCAGAACCGTGTCCTGCAATCGGTGAGCTCCCTGCAAGGCAAACTCCACCAACGGCCGACCGACGCGCCGGCGTGGGCCCAGCTCGGCTCGTCCTATGTGGAGCTGGCCAGAATCACCGCGGACGCCTCCTACTACGGCAAGGCACAGGGCGCGTTGGACAAGTCCTTGTCGTTGCGACCGGGCGACAACGGGCCCGCGATGCTCGGGATGGGCGCGCTGGCCAACGCGCGGCACGACTTCGCCGCCGCAAGAGACTGGGGGCTCAAGGCTTTGACTGTGCAGCCGCGTTCGGCCGAGGTCTACGGCGTGCTCGCGGACGCCTACACCCAACTCGGTGACGACCTCGCGGCCATGAACGCCGTTCAGGCAATGCTCGACCTGAAGCCGAATGTTGCCTCGTTCACGCGCGCATCCTACTACTTCGAAACGCACGGCCGCGCGGACGACGCCCGGATGGCGCTTGAGCGGGCCCTCACGGCCGCGGGTGCGCCGGACGAGATCGCCTTCTGCCGTTACCACCTCGGCGAGCTCGCCTTCAACTCAGGTGACCTCGATGGCGCCGAACGCCACCACACCCAAGGACTTGCGCTGGTGGCTGACCAGACTTTGCTGCACGGAAAGGCGAAAGTGGCCGCAGCCCGTGGTGAGACGGACAAAGCGTTGACCGGATACCAGAACCTCGTCACCCGGGCCCCGCTGCCGCAGTACATCCAGGAATACGGCGAACTGCTCGCCGCCGCCGGCCGGTCCGGTGACGCCGCCGCTCAGTTCGAGATCCTGGCACAGCAACAGAAACTGATGCAGGCCCAGGGCGCGACCGACGACCTGTCGACCTCCCTGGCGCTGGCCGACCACGGCGACAAGGCCGAAGCGCTGCGCCGGGCCGAGTCGGAGTGGGGGCGCCGGCAGAATGTCCTGGTCGCCGACGCGCTGGCGTGGGCGTTGCACGTGAACGGACGCGACGCCGAAGCGTTGCCGTACATGACCAAAGCGATGGCGCTGGGATGGGACAACGCGCTGTTCGCGTATCACCGCGGGATGATCCACTTGTCACTCGGTCAGCGCGCCGAAGCCGAGCAGTACCTGGCGAAAGCGCTGAGTACCAACCCGAACTTCTCGATCACGCACGCGCCGGTCGCGCGTGGACACCTGCAAGCCCTGCGGAGTGGCCGATGA
- a CDS encoding helix-turn-helix domain-containing protein has protein sequence MPVDGRTGVDHGAADGGANRPAGPVALRIILGTQLRKLREAAEISPAEASACIRGSKSKISRLELGRVGLKERDVADLLTLYGVYDKAEREQFLHMVQQSNEPGWWYRFADLMPDWFQDFVGLEEAATRMLTCETQFVPGLMQTEHYARAIATSGHPDLATEDAEWRVTLRMRRQKVLHRPSPPRLWAVIDESVLHRPLGGREVLMEQIDHLLELTTLPHVTLQVVPYGLSGYAAEGAFTMLRFGERELPDIVYIEHLTGAFYLDKRVDVEQYGRVFDQLTVDAATPRETRQWLMKARAAL, from the coding sequence ATGCCAGTGGACGGTCGGACCGGTGTGGACCACGGCGCCGCGGACGGCGGCGCCAATCGCCCGGCTGGGCCGGTCGCGCTGCGCATCATTCTCGGAACCCAGTTACGGAAGTTGCGCGAGGCCGCTGAAATTTCACCGGCCGAGGCCAGCGCCTGCATCCGCGGCTCCAAATCGAAGATCAGCAGGCTGGAACTCGGCCGGGTCGGGCTCAAGGAGCGTGACGTCGCCGATCTGCTCACCCTCTACGGCGTGTACGACAAGGCCGAACGTGAGCAGTTCCTGCACATGGTCCAGCAGTCCAACGAGCCGGGCTGGTGGTACCGCTTCGCCGACCTGATGCCGGACTGGTTCCAGGACTTCGTCGGCCTCGAAGAAGCCGCGACCCGCATGCTCACCTGCGAGACGCAGTTCGTGCCCGGCCTCATGCAGACCGAGCACTACGCCCGCGCGATCGCCACCAGCGGCCACCCCGACCTGGCCACCGAGGACGCCGAATGGCGCGTCACGCTGCGGATGCGCAGGCAGAAGGTGTTGCACCGGCCGTCGCCGCCGCGGCTGTGGGCGGTGATCGACGAGTCGGTCCTGCACCGCCCGCTCGGCGGCAGGGAAGTCCTGATGGAGCAGATCGACCACCTGCTCGAGCTGACCACGTTGCCGCACGTGACGCTGCAGGTCGTGCCGTACGGGCTGTCCGGATACGCGGCGGAAGGCGCGTTCACGATGTTGCGGTTCGGCGAGCGGGAATTGCCGGACATCGTCTACATCGAGCACCTGACCGGCGCTTTCTACCTCGACAAACGCGTCGACGTCGAGCAATACGGGCGCGTATTCGATCAGTTGACAGTCGACGCGGCCACGCCGCGGGAGACCCGGCAGTGGTTGATGAAGGCGCGCGCCGCGCTCTGA
- a CDS encoding class I SAM-dependent methyltransferase, with amino-acid sequence MEREKITLTGAQETMLATLYGRALDSRRPNSVLNDVEAARAVTRIDYDFRKTKMEGTSAVGVAIRAKVLDDWTRSFLDTNPTATVLHLACGLDTRVQRVSPPDTVRWLDLDLPDVVALRTRLLDLPSGDYRLVGASVTSDSWLDDVPADRPTVAVFEGLSMYLHKQDGKRLIERITNRFPSGQLLFDCYGSLGIKLQKLVPAVRNAGATLRWGIDDPHEIETWHPGLTCLDALRSVDMPGLENLPLPGRVSLRVLARIPGLRDAGRILRYRF; translated from the coding sequence GTGGAGCGCGAGAAGATAACCCTCACCGGCGCACAGGAAACCATGCTCGCCACGCTGTACGGGCGCGCGCTGGACAGCCGCAGACCGAACTCCGTGCTCAACGACGTCGAGGCGGCCCGCGCGGTCACGCGGATCGACTACGACTTCCGCAAGACCAAAATGGAGGGTACGAGCGCGGTCGGCGTGGCCATCCGCGCCAAAGTCCTCGACGACTGGACCCGGTCGTTCCTCGACACGAATCCCACGGCGACAGTCCTGCACCTCGCGTGCGGCCTGGACACCCGCGTACAACGGGTCTCGCCGCCGGACACCGTGCGATGGCTGGACCTGGACCTCCCCGACGTGGTCGCGTTGCGCACCCGTCTGCTCGACCTGCCCTCCGGCGACTACCGGCTCGTCGGTGCTTCCGTCACGTCCGACTCGTGGCTCGACGACGTGCCCGCGGACCGCCCGACGGTCGCGGTCTTCGAAGGCCTGTCCATGTACCTGCACAAGCAGGACGGCAAGCGGCTGATCGAACGGATCACCAACCGGTTCCCCTCCGGGCAGCTGCTGTTCGACTGCTACGGGTCGCTCGGGATCAAGCTGCAGAAGCTCGTCCCCGCGGTCCGCAACGCCGGCGCCACGCTGCGCTGGGGGATCGACGACCCGCACGAGATCGAGACGTGGCACCCCGGCCTGACCTGCCTGGACGCGCTGCGCAGCGTGGACATGCCCGGTTTGGAGAACCTGCCGCTGCCGGGTCGCGTCAGCCTGCGCGTGCTGGCGCGGATCCCCGGGCTGCGGGACGCCGGACGGATCCTGCGCTACCGCTTCTAG